One region of Camelus bactrianus isolate YW-2024 breed Bactrian camel chromosome 22, ASM4877302v1, whole genome shotgun sequence genomic DNA includes:
- the MCOLN1 gene encoding mucolipin-1 isoform X1 has translation MAGPVGPRGSETERLLTPSPGYGTRAEASPAPTTPPEEEDLRRRLKYFFMSPCDKFRAKGRKPFKLMLQVVKILVVTVQLILFGLSNQLAVTFREENTIAFRHLFLLGYSDGVDDTFAAYTREQLYQAIFHAVNQYLMLPDVSLGQYAYVRGGGGPWANGSALALCQRYYRWGHVDPANDTFDIDPMVITDCIRVDPPERPPVPPTDDFSHSDGITSYKNLTLKFHKLINVTIHFQLKTINLQSLINNEIPDCYTFSILITFDNKAHSGRIPISLETQAHIQECKHPSVFGHGDNSFRLLFDVVVILTCAFSFLLCARSLLRGFLLQNEFVRFMRRQRGRVISLWERLEFVNGWYILLVTSDVLTISGTIMKIGIEAKNLASYDVCSILLGTSTLLVWVGVIRYLTFFHKYNILIATLRVALPSVMRFCCCVAVIYLGYCFCGWIVLGPYHVKFRSLSMVSECLFSLINGDDMFVTFAAMQAQQGRSSLVWLFSQLYLYSFISLFIYMVLSLFIALITGAYDTIKHPGGAGAEESELQAYIAQCQDSPTSGKFRRGSGSACSLLCCCGRDASEEDSLLVN, from the exons ATGGCAGGCCCCGTAGGCCCGCGCGGCTCAG AGACAGAGCGCCTCCTGACCCCCAGCCCTGGGTATGGGACCCGGGCGGAGGCTTCTCCGGCCCCTACCACCCCTCCGGAAGAGGAGGACCTCCGCCGCCGTCTCAAGTACTTTTTCATGAGTCCTTGTGACAAATTTCGGGCCAAGGGCCGTAAGCCCTTCAAGCTCATGCTGCAAGTGGTGAAGATCTTGGTGGTCACTGTGCAG CTCATCCTGTTTGGACTCAGCAACCAGCTGGCAGTGACCTTCCGGGAGGAGAATACCATTGCCTTCCGGCACCTCTTCCTGCTGGGCTACTCGGACGGGGTGGACGATACCTTTGCAGCCTACACGCGGGAGCAGCTCTACCAGGCCATCTTCCATGCCGTGAACCAG TACCTGATGCTCCCCGATGTGTCCCTGGGCCAGTACGCCTACgtgcggggcgggggcggccccTGGGCCAACGGCTCAGCCCTGGCCCTCTGCCAGCGGTACTACCGCTGGGGCCACGTGGACCCAGCCAATGACACCTTTGACATCGACCCGATGGTCATCACTG ACTGTATCCGGGTGGACCCCCCTGAGAGACCCCCTGTGCCGCCCACTGATGATTTCTCCCACTCGGATGGCATCACCAGTTACAAGAACCTCACGCTCAAATTCCACAA GCTGATCAACGTCACCATCCACTTCCAGCTAAAGACCATTAACCTCCAGAGCCTGATCAACAATGAAATCCCAGACTGCTACACCTTCAGCATCCTG ATCACATTTGACAATAAGGCACACAGTGGGCGTATCCCCATCAGCCTGGAGACCCAGGCCCACATCCAGGAGTGTAAGCACCCCAGCGTCTTTGGCCACG GAGACAACAGCTTCCGGCTCCTGTTTGACGTGGTGGTGATCCTCACCTGCGCCTTCTCCTTCCTGCTCTGCGCCCGCTCGCTGCTCCGAGGGTTCCTGCTGCAGAAC GAGTTCGTCAGGTTCATGAGGCGGCAGCGGGGGCGGGTCATCAGCCTGTGGGAGCGGCTGGAGTTTGTCAATGGCTGGTACATCCTGCTGGTCACCAGCGATGTGCTCACCATCTCCGGCACCATCATGAAGATTGGCATCGAAGCCAAG AACCTGGCAAGCTACGACGTCTGCAGCATCCTCCTGGGCACCTCAACGCTGCTCGTCTGGGTCGGCGTCATCCGCTACCTGACCTTCTTCCATAAGTACAAT ATCCTCATTGCCACACTGCGAGTGGCCCTGCCCAGCGTCATGCGCTTCTGCTGCTGCGTGGCTGTCATCTACCTGGGCTATTGCTTCTGTGGCTGGATCGTGTTGGGTCCCTACCacgtgaag TTCCGCTCACTGTCCATGGTGTCAGAGTGCCTGTTCTCGCTTATCAACGGGGATGACATGTTCGTGACCTTCGCGGCGATGCAGGCGCAGCAGGGCCGCAGCAGCCTGGTCTGGCTGTTCTCCCAGCTCTACCTGTACTCCTTCATCAGCCTTTTCATCTACATGGTGCTCAGCCTCTTCATCGCGCTTATCACCGGGGCCTATGACACCATCAAG
- the ZNF358 gene encoding zinc finger protein 358 isoform X3, with the protein MERGAEPWSWVLGTSSAGTHDFHPDPAPEAAGTSTPGMRRSVLVRNPGHKGLRPSYEELDSDSEDLDPNPEELDPVSEKPEPDPEDLNTVSEDVDPSYEDLEPVSEDLDPDVEAPSSISGTRDLDPQDLDPMSSSFDDPDVIGPVPLVLDPNSDTLSPAAAPDLDPLSSDLTATPEVLATSPAVLPAPASPPRPFSCPDCGRAFRRSSGLSQHRRTHSGEKPYRCPDCGKSFSHGATLAQHRGIHTGARPYQCAACGKAFGWRSTLLKHRSSHSGEKPHHCPVCGKAFGHGSLLAQHLRTHGGPRPHKCPVCAKGFGQGSALLKHLRTHTGERPYPCPQCGKAFGQSSALLQHQRTHTAERPYRCPHCGKAFGQSSNLQHHLRIHTGERPYACPHCSKAFGQSSALLQHLHVHSGERPYRCQLCGKAFGQASSLTKHKRVHEGAAAAAAAAAAAAAGLGLSPASMLRPGQVSLLGPDAVSVLGSGLSLSPGPSSGLGPDPGSVLGSLPNPNPQTIPGSRSTPTPDSVKSSNPEPGHETNSDLAASPDHRSGPSPDPDTVPSPDPNSESHPEPGSPTRDTVSPVLPTGDSPKWVQEQGALLGPDG; encoded by the exons ATGGAGAGAGGGGCAGAGCCATGGAGCTGGGTACTGGGGACCTCTAGTGCTGGGACCCATGACTTCCATCCAG ACCCTGCTCCTGAAGCGGCTGGCACTTCCACACCAGGGATGCGGCGCTCCGTCCTGGTCAGGAACCCAGGCCACAAAGGACTGAGGCCCTCTTACGAAGAGCTTGACTCCGACTCAGAAGACCTAGACCCCAACCCAGAAGAGCTAGACCCAGTTTCTGAAAAGCCAGAGCCTGACCCGGAAGACCTCAACACTGTCTCTGAAGATGTGGACCCCAGCTATGAAGATCTGGAGCCTGTCTCCGAGGATCTGGACCCGGATGTGGAAGCTCCGAGCTCCATCTCGGGGACCCGTGACTTGGATCCCCAAGATCTTGACCCCATGTCTTCAAGTTTTGACGACCCAGACGTCATCGgccccgttcccctggttcttgACCCTAACAGTGACACCCTCAGTCCGGCTGCTGCTCCAGACCTGGATCCCCTCTCGTCCGACCTCACTGCCACCCCCGAGGTCCTGGCCACCAGCCCAGCGGTGCTCCCCGCACCTGCCAGCCCGCCCCGGCCCTTCTCCTGCCCCGATTGCGGGCGAGCTTTCCGCCGCAGCTCGGGGCTGAGCCAGCACCGCCGCACCCACAGTGGCGAGAAGCCGTACCGCTGCCCCGACTGCGGCAAGTCGTTCAGCCACGGCGCCACGCTGGCCCAGCACCGCGGTATCCACACGGGCGCACGGCCCTACCAGTGCGCGGCGTGCGGCAAGGCCTTCGGCTGGCGCTCCACGCTGCTGAAGCACCGCAGCAGCCACAGCGGCGAGAAGCCGCACCACTGCCCCGTGTGCGGCAAAGCCTTCGGGCACGGCTCGCTGCTGGCGCAGCACCTGCGCACGCACGGCGGCCCGCGGCCCCACAAGTGCCCGGTGTGCGCCAAGGGCTTCGGGCAGGGATCGGCTCTCCTGAAGCACCTGCGCACGCACACGGGCGAGCGGCCCTACCCGTGCCCGCAGTGCGGCAAGGCCTTTGGCCAGAGCTCGGCGCTGCTACAGCACCAGCGCACGCACACGGCTGAGCGCCCGTACCGCTGTCCCCACTGCGGCAAGGCCTTCGGCCAGAGCTCCAACCTGCAGCACCACCTGCGCATCCACACGGGCGAGCGGCCCTACGCCTGTCCCCATTGCTCCAAGGCCTTTGGGCAGAGCTCGGCGCTCCTGCAGCATCTGCATGTGCATTCGGGCGAGCGCCCCTACCGCTGCCAGCTCTGCGGCAAGGCGTTCGGCCAAGCCTCCAGCCTCACCAAGCACAAGCGGGTGCATGAGGGCGCGGCCGCTGCCGCGGCTGCAGCTGCGGCTGCTGCCGCCGGCCTGGGCCTCAGCCCTGCTTCCATGTTGAGGCCGGGGCAGGTCTCGCTCCTGGGTCCTGATGCAGTCTCTGTGCTCGGCTCTGGCCTGAGCCTCAGCCCCGGCCCCAGCTCTGGCCTTGGCCCTGACCCTGGCTCTGTATTGGGCTCCCTCCCCAATCCCAACCCCCAAACCATCCCTGGCTCTAGATCTACCCCCACCCCTGATTCTGTCAAATCTTCTAACCCTGAGCCTGGGCACGAAACCAATTCTGACCTTGCGGCCAGCCCTGACCACAGATCTGGTCCCAGCCCCGACCCGGATACTgtgcccagccctgaccccaacTCTGAGTCCCACCCTGAGCCTGGCTCTCCCACCCGTGACACCGTCAGCCCAGTCCTCCCTACTGGCGATAGTCCCAAGTGGGTGCAGGAGCAAGGGGCACTGCTGGGACCGGATGGCTGA
- the ZNF358 gene encoding zinc finger protein 358 isoform X1 has product MELDPAPEAAGTSTPGMRRSVLVRNPGHKGLRPSYEELDSDSEDLDPNPEELDPVSEKPEPDPEDLNTVSEDVDPSYEDLEPVSEDLDPDVEAPSSISGTRDLDPQDLDPMSSSFDDPDVIGPVPLVLDPNSDTLSPAAAPDLDPLSSDLTATPEVLATSPAVLPAPASPPRPFSCPDCGRAFRRSSGLSQHRRTHSGEKPYRCPDCGKSFSHGATLAQHRGIHTGARPYQCAACGKAFGWRSTLLKHRSSHSGEKPHHCPVCGKAFGHGSLLAQHLRTHGGPRPHKCPVCAKGFGQGSALLKHLRTHTGERPYPCPQCGKAFGQSSALLQHQRTHTAERPYRCPHCGKAFGQSSNLQHHLRIHTGERPYACPHCSKAFGQSSALLQHLHVHSGERPYRCQLCGKAFGQASSLTKHKRVHEGAAAAAAAAAAAAAGLGLSPASMLRPGQVSLLGPDAVSVLGSGLSLSPGPSSGLGPDPGSVLGSLPNPNPQTIPGSRSTPTPDSVKSSNPEPGHETNSDLAASPDHRSGPSPDPDTVPSPDPNSESHPEPGSPTRDTVSPVLPTGDSPKWVQEQGALLGPDG; this is encoded by the exons ATGGAGCTGG ACCCTGCTCCTGAAGCGGCTGGCACTTCCACACCAGGGATGCGGCGCTCCGTCCTGGTCAGGAACCCAGGCCACAAAGGACTGAGGCCCTCTTACGAAGAGCTTGACTCCGACTCAGAAGACCTAGACCCCAACCCAGAAGAGCTAGACCCAGTTTCTGAAAAGCCAGAGCCTGACCCGGAAGACCTCAACACTGTCTCTGAAGATGTGGACCCCAGCTATGAAGATCTGGAGCCTGTCTCCGAGGATCTGGACCCGGATGTGGAAGCTCCGAGCTCCATCTCGGGGACCCGTGACTTGGATCCCCAAGATCTTGACCCCATGTCTTCAAGTTTTGACGACCCAGACGTCATCGgccccgttcccctggttcttgACCCTAACAGTGACACCCTCAGTCCGGCTGCTGCTCCAGACCTGGATCCCCTCTCGTCCGACCTCACTGCCACCCCCGAGGTCCTGGCCACCAGCCCAGCGGTGCTCCCCGCACCTGCCAGCCCGCCCCGGCCCTTCTCCTGCCCCGATTGCGGGCGAGCTTTCCGCCGCAGCTCGGGGCTGAGCCAGCACCGCCGCACCCACAGTGGCGAGAAGCCGTACCGCTGCCCCGACTGCGGCAAGTCGTTCAGCCACGGCGCCACGCTGGCCCAGCACCGCGGTATCCACACGGGCGCACGGCCCTACCAGTGCGCGGCGTGCGGCAAGGCCTTCGGCTGGCGCTCCACGCTGCTGAAGCACCGCAGCAGCCACAGCGGCGAGAAGCCGCACCACTGCCCCGTGTGCGGCAAAGCCTTCGGGCACGGCTCGCTGCTGGCGCAGCACCTGCGCACGCACGGCGGCCCGCGGCCCCACAAGTGCCCGGTGTGCGCCAAGGGCTTCGGGCAGGGATCGGCTCTCCTGAAGCACCTGCGCACGCACACGGGCGAGCGGCCCTACCCGTGCCCGCAGTGCGGCAAGGCCTTTGGCCAGAGCTCGGCGCTGCTACAGCACCAGCGCACGCACACGGCTGAGCGCCCGTACCGCTGTCCCCACTGCGGCAAGGCCTTCGGCCAGAGCTCCAACCTGCAGCACCACCTGCGCATCCACACGGGCGAGCGGCCCTACGCCTGTCCCCATTGCTCCAAGGCCTTTGGGCAGAGCTCGGCGCTCCTGCAGCATCTGCATGTGCATTCGGGCGAGCGCCCCTACCGCTGCCAGCTCTGCGGCAAGGCGTTCGGCCAAGCCTCCAGCCTCACCAAGCACAAGCGGGTGCATGAGGGCGCGGCCGCTGCCGCGGCTGCAGCTGCGGCTGCTGCCGCCGGCCTGGGCCTCAGCCCTGCTTCCATGTTGAGGCCGGGGCAGGTCTCGCTCCTGGGTCCTGATGCAGTCTCTGTGCTCGGCTCTGGCCTGAGCCTCAGCCCCGGCCCCAGCTCTGGCCTTGGCCCTGACCCTGGCTCTGTATTGGGCTCCCTCCCCAATCCCAACCCCCAAACCATCCCTGGCTCTAGATCTACCCCCACCCCTGATTCTGTCAAATCTTCTAACCCTGAGCCTGGGCACGAAACCAATTCTGACCTTGCGGCCAGCCCTGACCACAGATCTGGTCCCAGCCCCGACCCGGATACTgtgcccagccctgaccccaacTCTGAGTCCCACCCTGAGCCTGGCTCTCCCACCCGTGACACCGTCAGCCCAGTCCTCCCTACTGGCGATAGTCCCAAGTGGGTGCAGGAGCAAGGGGCACTGCTGGGACCGGATGGCTGA
- the ZNF358 gene encoding zinc finger protein 358 isoform X2: MRRSVLVRNPGHKGLRPSYEELDSDSEDLDPNPEELDPVSEKPEPDPEDLNTVSEDVDPSYEDLEPVSEDLDPDVEAPSSISGTRDLDPQDLDPMSSSFDDPDVIGPVPLVLDPNSDTLSPAAAPDLDPLSSDLTATPEVLATSPAVLPAPASPPRPFSCPDCGRAFRRSSGLSQHRRTHSGEKPYRCPDCGKSFSHGATLAQHRGIHTGARPYQCAACGKAFGWRSTLLKHRSSHSGEKPHHCPVCGKAFGHGSLLAQHLRTHGGPRPHKCPVCAKGFGQGSALLKHLRTHTGERPYPCPQCGKAFGQSSALLQHQRTHTAERPYRCPHCGKAFGQSSNLQHHLRIHTGERPYACPHCSKAFGQSSALLQHLHVHSGERPYRCQLCGKAFGQASSLTKHKRVHEGAAAAAAAAAAAAAGLGLSPASMLRPGQVSLLGPDAVSVLGSGLSLSPGPSSGLGPDPGSVLGSLPNPNPQTIPGSRSTPTPDSVKSSNPEPGHETNSDLAASPDHRSGPSPDPDTVPSPDPNSESHPEPGSPTRDTVSPVLPTGDSPKWVQEQGALLGPDG; encoded by the coding sequence ATGCGGCGCTCCGTCCTGGTCAGGAACCCAGGCCACAAAGGACTGAGGCCCTCTTACGAAGAGCTTGACTCCGACTCAGAAGACCTAGACCCCAACCCAGAAGAGCTAGACCCAGTTTCTGAAAAGCCAGAGCCTGACCCGGAAGACCTCAACACTGTCTCTGAAGATGTGGACCCCAGCTATGAAGATCTGGAGCCTGTCTCCGAGGATCTGGACCCGGATGTGGAAGCTCCGAGCTCCATCTCGGGGACCCGTGACTTGGATCCCCAAGATCTTGACCCCATGTCTTCAAGTTTTGACGACCCAGACGTCATCGgccccgttcccctggttcttgACCCTAACAGTGACACCCTCAGTCCGGCTGCTGCTCCAGACCTGGATCCCCTCTCGTCCGACCTCACTGCCACCCCCGAGGTCCTGGCCACCAGCCCAGCGGTGCTCCCCGCACCTGCCAGCCCGCCCCGGCCCTTCTCCTGCCCCGATTGCGGGCGAGCTTTCCGCCGCAGCTCGGGGCTGAGCCAGCACCGCCGCACCCACAGTGGCGAGAAGCCGTACCGCTGCCCCGACTGCGGCAAGTCGTTCAGCCACGGCGCCACGCTGGCCCAGCACCGCGGTATCCACACGGGCGCACGGCCCTACCAGTGCGCGGCGTGCGGCAAGGCCTTCGGCTGGCGCTCCACGCTGCTGAAGCACCGCAGCAGCCACAGCGGCGAGAAGCCGCACCACTGCCCCGTGTGCGGCAAAGCCTTCGGGCACGGCTCGCTGCTGGCGCAGCACCTGCGCACGCACGGCGGCCCGCGGCCCCACAAGTGCCCGGTGTGCGCCAAGGGCTTCGGGCAGGGATCGGCTCTCCTGAAGCACCTGCGCACGCACACGGGCGAGCGGCCCTACCCGTGCCCGCAGTGCGGCAAGGCCTTTGGCCAGAGCTCGGCGCTGCTACAGCACCAGCGCACGCACACGGCTGAGCGCCCGTACCGCTGTCCCCACTGCGGCAAGGCCTTCGGCCAGAGCTCCAACCTGCAGCACCACCTGCGCATCCACACGGGCGAGCGGCCCTACGCCTGTCCCCATTGCTCCAAGGCCTTTGGGCAGAGCTCGGCGCTCCTGCAGCATCTGCATGTGCATTCGGGCGAGCGCCCCTACCGCTGCCAGCTCTGCGGCAAGGCGTTCGGCCAAGCCTCCAGCCTCACCAAGCACAAGCGGGTGCATGAGGGCGCGGCCGCTGCCGCGGCTGCAGCTGCGGCTGCTGCCGCCGGCCTGGGCCTCAGCCCTGCTTCCATGTTGAGGCCGGGGCAGGTCTCGCTCCTGGGTCCTGATGCAGTCTCTGTGCTCGGCTCTGGCCTGAGCCTCAGCCCCGGCCCCAGCTCTGGCCTTGGCCCTGACCCTGGCTCTGTATTGGGCTCCCTCCCCAATCCCAACCCCCAAACCATCCCTGGCTCTAGATCTACCCCCACCCCTGATTCTGTCAAATCTTCTAACCCTGAGCCTGGGCACGAAACCAATTCTGACCTTGCGGCCAGCCCTGACCACAGATCTGGTCCCAGCCCCGACCCGGATACTgtgcccagccctgaccccaacTCTGAGTCCCACCCTGAGCCTGGCTCTCCCACCCGTGACACCGTCAGCCCAGTCCTCCCTACTGGCGATAGTCCCAAGTGGGTGCAGGAGCAAGGGGCACTGCTGGGACCGGATGGCTGA
- the SAXO5 gene encoding stabilizer of axonemal microtubules 5 codes for MAAGALLPCPMSRLDFLKASHFALGPDARLHVGATQSTSHRDFPAYSGVTRRPPCQPLPRGSLFQQDARGAGGERVSETHCVYRPPSPPAWRERARTPAMQARHLHVHADARARTGLSTVRADFGWPELPARAREQLRGARFNFDRDSVPSGDPAKLRIPPTTHREFFPAHDVCPKPQEPCCHLGGPSPLKWDYRRQDDWTSYQRQFQAEPGPPALMCKRASSSVELGDIKIGYGPMSPEQKQAYRPQVLPPDRYDKAQASAHIHYVNIRPGDGLFHDRTTKGEHFYAQEPEPFVLHHDQTPESHILEGNRYPGPGNLTTSTHFFHGQPLPATKPPRRHVPHEKLQSHITLGEPSLFGQFFQTSMGTDYSPPGIPKPPKAPSLHLQRSNLPWDTGEPDFLTMNQKMLMPHRTAPASVTEEMLQRCKYSHWEPPLGEQRFFSTQNSDEFPFKYKGPAVLRRESLQESHVPLGFPHQWGCGAGKVDPQAPQIPTYPCPSQQ; via the exons ATGGCCGCGGGCGCCCTCCTGCCGTGCCCCATGTCCCGGCTGGACTTCCTCAAGGCCTCGCACTTCGCGCTGGGGCCCGACGCGCGGCTGCACGTGGGCGCCACGCAATCCACGTCGCATCGGGACTTCCCCGCCTACTCCGGCGTGACCCGTCGGCCTCCGTGCCAGCCACTGCCCCGAGGGTCCCTCTTCCAACAGGACGCgcgcggggcgggcggggagCGCGTGTCGGAGACGCACTGCGTGTACCGGCCCCCGTCGCCGCCGGCGTGGAGGGAGCGGGCGCGCACGCCAGCCATGCAGGCCCGCCACCTGCACGTGCACGCGGACGCGCGCGCCCGCACCGGCCTCTCCACCGTGCGCGCCGACTTCGGCTGGCCCGAGCTGCCGGCGCGCGCCAGAGAGCAGCTCCGCGGCGCGCGCTTCAACTTCGACCGCGACTCGGTGCCATCCGGCGACCCAGCCAAGCTGCGCATCCCGCCCACCACGCACAGGGAGTTCTTCCCGGCCCACGACGTTTGCCCGAAGCCTCAGGAGCCCTGCTGCCACCTCG GGGGTCCCAGTCCCCTCAAGTGGGACTACAGGAGACAGGACGACTGGACCTCTTACCAGAGACAGTTCCAGGCCGAGCCAGGCCCACCTGCCTTGATGTGTAAGAGG GCCTCCTCCAGCGTGGAACTGGGAGACATCAAGATTGGCTATGGGCCCATGAGTCCGGAGCAGAAACAAGCCTACAGGCCCCAGGTCCTGCCCCCAGACAG GTATGACAAGGCCCAGGCCTCAGCCCACATCCACTATGTGAATATTCGTCCTGGAGATGGCCTCTTCCATGACAGGACCACCAAGGGTGAACATTTCTATGCCCAGGAGCCAG AACCTTTTGTTCTTCACCACGACCAGACTCCGGAGTCACACATTCTGGAAGGAAACAGGTACCCTGGTCCTGGCAACCTGACCACCTCCACGCACTTCTTCCACGGCCAG CCGCTGCCTGCGACCAAGCCACCCAGACGCCACGTGCCTCATGAGAAGCTGCAGAGTCACATAACCCTAGGGGAGCCGTCGCTGTTCGGACAGTTCTTCCAGACCTCCATGGGTACGGACTATTCCCCACCTGGGATACCAAAGCCGCCGAAAGCGCCCAGCCTCCACTTGCAGCGGAGCAACCTGCCTTGGGACACCGGAG AACCAGATTTTTTAACCATGAACCAGAAGATGCTGATGCCGCACAGAACAGCTCCAGCCTCCGTGACTGAGGAGATGCTACAgcgg TGCAAGTATAGCCACTGGGAGCCCCCACTGGGTGAACAGCGCTTCTTCTCAACCCAAAACAGTGATGAGTTTCCCTTCAAGTACAAGGGCCCAGCAGTGCTGAGACGGGAAAGCCTCCAGGAGAGTCATGTGCCACTGGGCTTTCCTCACCAGTGGGGCTGTGGTGCTGGGAAGGTAGACCCTCAGGCCCCCCAGATCCCTACCTACCCATGCCCTAGCCAGCAATAA